In Populus nigra chromosome 1, ddPopNigr1.1, whole genome shotgun sequence, one genomic interval encodes:
- the LOC133690369 gene encoding berberine bridge enzyme-like 17, with protein sequence MKMKVSMSIILSVFSALLLSVSLATSDSSLEKFLQCLPNNSLPSYPISEAIYTTANSSFESVLQTYINNKRFLTPTTPKPIAIVTALHESHVQATVICAKASGLQVRIRSGGHDYEGLSYVSEVPFVILDMFNLRSIDVDIANETAWVQAGATLGEIYYNIANNSNVHAFPAGVCPTVGAGGHISGGGYGTLMRKYGLSVDNIIDAKVVDVNGNILDRETMGEDLFWAIRGGGGASFAVVLSWKMNLVRVPEKVTVFKVDRTLEEGATDIFYQWQQVSTELDKDLFIRAMPQVANGSQEGTKTISISFYALFLGQSEALLSMMNKSFPKLGLQQKDCIEMRWIESTLFWFDLPIGTSIDVLLNRPQGAQSFYKNKSDYVNQIVPKEALERIWKMMIKADPMWMQWNPYGGRMSEIPDTATPFPHRAGYLFKLQYSINWDEEGTEVTERYISLIREMHDAMAPYVTSYPREAFQNYRDLDIGSNPSNQTDFERAKVYGLKYFKGNFLRLVKIKGKVDPDNFFKHEQSIPPRWI encoded by the coding sequence ATGAAAATGAAGGTTTCAATGTCTATAATTCTCTCAGTATTTTCAGCTCTTCTTTTGTCAGTATCATTGgcaacttctgattcaagtctTGAAAAATTTCTACAATGCCTTCCTAACAATAGTCTTCCCTCTTACCCCATCTCCGAAGCCATCTATACAACTGCGAATTCCTCTTTCGAGTCTGTTCTGCAGACATATATCAACAACAAAAGATTTTTGACCCCAACAACACCGAAACCAATTGCCATCGTTACGGCCCTGCATGAATCCCATGTCCAAGCAACAGTCATTTGTGCAAAGGCTAGTGGGTTGCAGGTTAGAATCCGGAGCGGTGGACATGATTACGAAGGTCTTTCTTACGTATCCGAGGTCCCATTCGTCATCCTCGACATGTTCAACCTCCGATCCATCGACGTAGATATCGCCAACGAAACGGCATGGGTTCAAGCTGGGGCAACTCTTGGTGAAATTTACTACAACATTGCGAACAATAGTAATGTGCATGCCTTTCCAGCTGGTGTTTGCCCTACTGTTGGTGCAGGTGGTCATATTAGCGGAGGAGGGTACGGGACTCTGATGAGGAAATATGGTCTTTCCGTCGATAATATAATTGACGCGAAAGTAGTAGATGTCAATGGTAATATCCTCGATCGGGAGACAATGGGGGAAGATCTGTTTTGGGCCATCCGAGGAGGTGGTGGAGCAAGCTTTGCAGTGGTTCTTTCTTGGAAGATGAATCTGGTTCGAGTTCCGGAGAAAGTGACTGTTTTCAAGGTTGATAGGACCTTGGAGGAAGGTGCAACTGATATTTTCTATCAGTGGCAACAAGTTTCTACTGAGCTAGACAAAGACCTTTTCATCCGAGCAATGCCACAAGTTGCCAATGGAAGCCAAGAGGGTACTAAGACAATCAGCATCTCTTTCTATGCCCTCTTTCTAGGACAAAGTGAGGCCCTTCTTTCCATGATGAACAAGAGCTTCCCTAAATTAGGTTTGCAGCAAAAAGACTGTATTGAAATGAGATGGATAGAGTCAACACTTTTCTGGTTTGATTTGCCGATTGGTACATCCATCGATGTTTTACTCAATAGGCCTCAAGGAGCGCAAAGCTTTTACAAGAACAAATCTGATTACGTGAACCAAATTGTTCCAAAGGAAGCTTTGGAACGCATATGGAAAATGATGATCAAGGCCGACCCAATGTGGATGCAATGGAATCCTTACGGAGGAAGAATGAGTGAGATTCCAGATACCGCAACTCCATTCCCTCACAGAGCCGGATACCTATTCAAACTCCAGTACTCCATAAACTGGGATGAAGAAGGGACTGAGGTCACTGAGCGCTATATAAGTTTGATAAGAGAAATGCATGATGCGATGGCTCCATACGTCACCAGTTACCCAAGGGAAGCATTCCAAAACTATAGAGATCTTGATATCGGTAGCAATCCGAGCAATCAGACCGACTTCGAGAGAGCTAAAGTTTATGGCCTCAAGTACTTCAAGGGTAACTTTCTAAGATTGGTGAAAATCAAGGGGAAGGTAGATCCAGATAATTTCTTCAAGCATGAACAAAGCATTCCACCACGTTGGATATAG
- the LOC133670861 gene encoding coatomer subunit epsilon-1-like has product MAATPDHLFSLRNNFYLGAYQAAINTSDLPIFSHDDSVERDCLVYRSYIALGSYQLVIHEIDDSAATPLQAVKLLALNLSSLKARQESTISSLKEWLADSAIANNSILRLIAGIILMQEEDYNEALKHTNAGGTMELNCYVLTFFVTKVSKENGKAVCCIHMGNFDEAETLLLEAQNKDAKDPETLANFVVCSLHIGKSSSRYLSQLKLSHPDHMLVKRASSAENNFRRAVQSVA; this is encoded by the exons atggCAGCAACACCAGATCATCTGTTCAGTTTGCGTAACAACTTCTACTTAGGAGCCTATCAAGCTGCCATCAACACCAGCGACCTTCCCATTTTTTCCCATGATGACTCTGTGGAGCGTGACTGCCTTGTTTATCGTTCTTACATTGCCCTTGGCAGCTACCAG CTTGTGATTCATGAGATTGATGATTCCGCTGCTACTCCACTTCAAGCTGTGAAATTGCTCGCTTTGAATCTCTCTAGCCTGAAAGCAAG ACAGGAATCCACAATTTCAAGCTTAAAAGAGTGGTTGGCTGATTCAGCTATTGCAAATAATTCTATCTTGAGGTTGATTGCTGGAATCATATTAATGCAGGAGGAGGATTACAATGAGGCTCTGAAACACACTAATGCTGGAGGCACTATGGAACT GAACTGTTATGTTCTGA cTTTTTTTGTAACCAAGGTTTCAAAAGAGAATGGGAAAGCTGTTTGTTGCATTCACATGGGTAATTTTGATGAAGCTGAAACATTGTTGCTCGAGGCCCAAAACAAG GATGCAAAGGATCCAGAGACTCTAGCCAACTTCGTTGTATGCAGTCTTCACATTGGCAAATCTTCTTCACGTTATCTCAG CCAGCTGAAGCTTTCACATCCAGATCATATGCTTGTTAAACGTGCATCATCTGCCGAAAACAATTTCAGAAGAGCAGTTCAATCAGTTGCTTGA
- the LOC133697876 gene encoding leucine-rich repeat receptor protein kinase HPCA1-like isoform X1 yields the protein MCPKVLTFLLVASFQIYTETYGDDFTVMSILKDAWENTPRNWVGADPCGGKWEGISCYNSRVTSITLAAVGLTGELSGDISSLSELEVLDLSYNTGLNGTLPPLIVNLKKLKNLKLAGCSFSGPIPELIGSLQLLESLDLNSNRFTGSIPHSIGNLSKLIVLDLFNNLLDGAILVSSGTTSGLDMLVNAKHFHLGRNRFSGAIPNELFRSDMALIHVLLHDNNLNGSIPSTLGLVHTLEAVRFEGNSLTGPVPSNLNHLTNVATLMLSNNKFTGPVPNLTGMAYLSYLDLSNNSFDASDFPLSFLNLRALTTLMMENTGLEGLIPPTLFDLPSLQTLILRNNQLSGTLDIATSSSSQLKVIDMRNNLISSFYSETLERRNNVDVILVGNPVCEHPEATENYCTVPQANSSYTRLPEKCVPIHCISDQISSPNCKCSYPYTGVLVFKPPFLESRNSTYYVHLEEESLMRSFKLHQLPVDSVEVNFPAKDSFGYLESNLSMFPSGQNHFNTATISEIGFVLTLQTYENSDIFGPTYFKGSAYPYFDGKPTVSKELSSTGRIIGAAAGGASFLLLLLLAGVCAYRQKKRRERASEQKNHFAYLDLKNSDSVPQLKGARCFSFDEITKCTNNFSEANHIGSGGYGMVYRGRLPTGQLIAIKRCRQRSVQGGLEFNTEIEVLSRVHHKNVVNLVGFCFERGEQLLIYEFVRNGSLRDSLSGLSGIWLDWRRRLKVALGAARGLAYLHELVEPRIIHRDVKSANILLDECLNAKVGDFGLSKPMDNSELILASTQVKGTKGYIDPEYQKTLLLTEKSDVYGFGVVLLELVSGRKPLERGKYLVAEVSILLDRKKDLYSLHELLDPSIGLDTKPKGLDKIVDLAMKCVQEKGSDRPTMGEVVKEIENILHLAGLNPNAEAESTSASFEEASQDEFPPSLKEEELSLS from the exons ATGTGTCCCAAAGTTCTCACGTTTTTGCTGGTTGCTTCCTTTCAGATTTATACAGAGACCTATGGTGATGATT TTACAGTAATGAGTATTCTCAAGGATGCCTGGGAAAACACACCACGTAATTGGGTGGGTGCAGATCCCTGTGGAGGCAAATGGGAAGGCATTTCATGTTACAATTCACGTGTGACTTCGAT AACGTTGGCAGCTGTGGGATTGACGGGTGAGCTGTCTGGAGACATCTCCTCCTTATCAGAATTGGAGGTTCT GGATCTATCGTACAACACGGGGTTGAACGGTACCCTTCCACCATTAATTGTGAATTTGAAGAAGCTAAAAAACTT AAAGTTGGCTGGTTGTAGTTTCTCTGGTCCTATCCCTGAGTTGATAGGGTCTCTTCAGCTGCTGGAGTCTCT AGACCTGAATTCTAATAGATTCACTGGATCAATTCCACATTCAATTGGAAACCTTTCGAAACTCATTGTGCTGGATCTATTCAATAATCTGCTCGATGGAGCCATCCTTGTCTCCAGTGGAACTACATCTGGTCTTGATATGCTAGTTAATGCAAAACACTT TCATCTAGGAAGGAATCGGTTCTCAGGCGCAATCCCGAATGAGCTTTTCAGATCAGACATGGCTCTCATTCATGT GCTTTTGCATGACAATAATCTCAATGGAAGCATTCCTTCTACCCTTGGACTTGTGCACACTTTGGAGGCTGT ACGTTTTGAAGGGAACTCATTAACTGGACCTGTCCCTTCAAACCTCAACCATCTTACCAATGTGGCGACGTT GATGTTGTCCAACAATAAATTTACTGGGCCTGTTCCTAATCTCACTGGCATGGCTTATCTCAGCTACTT GGACCTGAGCAATAATAGTTTTGACGCTTCAGATTTTCCGTTGTCATTCTTAAACTTACGGGCTTTGACAACACT AATGATGGAAAACACTGGACTTGAAGGTCTGATTCCTCCTACCCTCTTCGATCTTCCTAGTTTACAGACTTT GATTCTAAGGAACAACCAGCTCAGTGGCACATTGGATATTGCAACAAGCTCTAGCAGCCAACTGAAAGTCATTGATATGCGAAACAATCTCATTTCTTCATTCTATTCAGAAACACTAGAACGAAGGAATAACGTGGATGTAAT ACTTGTGGGCAACCCAGTTTGTGAGCATCCAGAAGCAACAGAAAATTACTGCACAGTTCCTCAAGCCAATTCTTCGTATACGAGGCTACCAGAGAAATGTGTTCCCATCCACTGCatttcagatcagatttccagTCCCAATTGCAAATGCTCGTATCCATACACTGGAGTACTAGTCTTCAAACCTCCATTTTTAGAGTCAAGAAACTCTACTTATTATGTACATCTGGAAGAAGAGTCTCTGATGCGTTCCTTCAAGCTCCATCAACTTCCTGTGGATTCAGTTGAAGTAAATTTTCCAGCGAAGGATTCGTTTGGGTATCTTGAGTCAAATTTATCTATGTTTCCGTCGGGCCAAAATCATTTTAACACAGCTACGATTTCTGAAATTGGATTTGTGCTAACCCTTCAGACTTATGAGAATTCAGATATCTTTGGACCTACATATTTTAAGGGTTCTGCATATCCATACTTCGATG GAAAACCCACGGTCTCAAAAGAGTTATCAAGCACTGGAAGGATCATTGGGGCTGCGGCTGGAGGAGCCTCTTTCCTGCTACTATTGCTTCTTGCAGGGGTATGTGCTTATCGtcagaagaagaggagagaaagaGCAAGTGAACAGAAGAATCATTTTG CATACTTGGATTTAAAGAACAGTGACAGCGTTCCTCAGTTGAAGGGAGCCAGATGCTTCTCTTTCGATGAGATTACGAAGTGTACGAATAATTTCTCGGAAGCCAATCATATTGGATCAGGGGGTTACGGAATG GTTTATAGAGGGAGGCTTCCTACTGGACAACTGATTGCCATCAAACGATGTCGACAAAGATCGGTGCAAGGTGGGCTTGAATTCAACACAGAGATAGAAGTTTTATCGAGAGTACATCATAAAAATGTTGTAAACCTTGTTGGGTTTTGCTTTGAGAGAGGTGAACAGTTGCTAATATATGAGTTTGTTCGCAATGGTAGTCTCAGGGACAGCCTATCAG GTTTGAGCGGGATCTGGCTGGATTGGAGGAGGAGACTTAAAGTGGCTCTTGGTGCAGCAAGAGGTCTTGCCTACTTGCACGAGCTTGTCGAGCCTCGTATTATCCACAGGGACGTAAAATCAGCTAACATATTACTGGATGAATGCTTAAATGCTAAAGTTGGTGATTTTGGTCTTTCCAAGCCTATGGACAATAGTGAGCTTATTCTTGCTAGCACTCAAGTTAAAGGGACAAAG GGTTATATAGATCCAGAATATCAGAAGACCCTGCTCTTGACTGAGAAGAGTGATGTCTATGGCTTTGGAGTTGTGTTGCTGGAACTAGTAAGTGGAAGAAAGCCTTTAGAGCGAGGGAAATACCTTGTAGCGGAGGTAAGTATCTTATTGGATAGAAAAAAAGATCTATATAGCCTTCATGAACTTCTTGACCCAAGCATTGGTTTAGACACCAAGCCGAAAGGTCTAGATAAGATAGTGGATCTAGCGATGAAATGTGTACAAGAGAAAGGAAGTGACAGGCCAACAATGGGTGAAGTGGTGAAAGAGATTGAGAATATCTTGCATCTTGCTGGTTTAAACCCCAATGCTGAAGCAGAATCCACTTCAGCTAGTTTTGAGGAAGCAAGCCAGGACGAGTTTCCACCATCCTTGAAGGAAGAAGAGCTTTCATTATCTTGA
- the LOC133697876 gene encoding leucine-rich repeat receptor protein kinase HPCA1-like isoform X2 produces MCPKVLTFLLVASFQIYTETYGDDFTVMSILKDAWENTPRNWVGADPCGGKWEGISCYNSRVTSITLAAVGLTGELSGDISSLSELEVLKLAGCSFSGPIPELIGSLQLLESLDLNSNRFTGSIPHSIGNLSKLIVLDLFNNLLDGAILVSSGTTSGLDMLVNAKHFHLGRNRFSGAIPNELFRSDMALIHVLLHDNNLNGSIPSTLGLVHTLEAVRFEGNSLTGPVPSNLNHLTNVATLMLSNNKFTGPVPNLTGMAYLSYLDLSNNSFDASDFPLSFLNLRALTTLMMENTGLEGLIPPTLFDLPSLQTLILRNNQLSGTLDIATSSSSQLKVIDMRNNLISSFYSETLERRNNVDVILVGNPVCEHPEATENYCTVPQANSSYTRLPEKCVPIHCISDQISSPNCKCSYPYTGVLVFKPPFLESRNSTYYVHLEEESLMRSFKLHQLPVDSVEVNFPAKDSFGYLESNLSMFPSGQNHFNTATISEIGFVLTLQTYENSDIFGPTYFKGSAYPYFDGKPTVSKELSSTGRIIGAAAGGASFLLLLLLAGVCAYRQKKRRERASEQKNHFAYLDLKNSDSVPQLKGARCFSFDEITKCTNNFSEANHIGSGGYGMVYRGRLPTGQLIAIKRCRQRSVQGGLEFNTEIEVLSRVHHKNVVNLVGFCFERGEQLLIYEFVRNGSLRDSLSGLSGIWLDWRRRLKVALGAARGLAYLHELVEPRIIHRDVKSANILLDECLNAKVGDFGLSKPMDNSELILASTQVKGTKGYIDPEYQKTLLLTEKSDVYGFGVVLLELVSGRKPLERGKYLVAEVSILLDRKKDLYSLHELLDPSIGLDTKPKGLDKIVDLAMKCVQEKGSDRPTMGEVVKEIENILHLAGLNPNAEAESTSASFEEASQDEFPPSLKEEELSLS; encoded by the exons ATGTGTCCCAAAGTTCTCACGTTTTTGCTGGTTGCTTCCTTTCAGATTTATACAGAGACCTATGGTGATGATT TTACAGTAATGAGTATTCTCAAGGATGCCTGGGAAAACACACCACGTAATTGGGTGGGTGCAGATCCCTGTGGAGGCAAATGGGAAGGCATTTCATGTTACAATTCACGTGTGACTTCGAT AACGTTGGCAGCTGTGGGATTGACGGGTGAGCTGTCTGGAGACATCTCCTCCTTATCAGAATTGGAGGTTCT AAAGTTGGCTGGTTGTAGTTTCTCTGGTCCTATCCCTGAGTTGATAGGGTCTCTTCAGCTGCTGGAGTCTCT AGACCTGAATTCTAATAGATTCACTGGATCAATTCCACATTCAATTGGAAACCTTTCGAAACTCATTGTGCTGGATCTATTCAATAATCTGCTCGATGGAGCCATCCTTGTCTCCAGTGGAACTACATCTGGTCTTGATATGCTAGTTAATGCAAAACACTT TCATCTAGGAAGGAATCGGTTCTCAGGCGCAATCCCGAATGAGCTTTTCAGATCAGACATGGCTCTCATTCATGT GCTTTTGCATGACAATAATCTCAATGGAAGCATTCCTTCTACCCTTGGACTTGTGCACACTTTGGAGGCTGT ACGTTTTGAAGGGAACTCATTAACTGGACCTGTCCCTTCAAACCTCAACCATCTTACCAATGTGGCGACGTT GATGTTGTCCAACAATAAATTTACTGGGCCTGTTCCTAATCTCACTGGCATGGCTTATCTCAGCTACTT GGACCTGAGCAATAATAGTTTTGACGCTTCAGATTTTCCGTTGTCATTCTTAAACTTACGGGCTTTGACAACACT AATGATGGAAAACACTGGACTTGAAGGTCTGATTCCTCCTACCCTCTTCGATCTTCCTAGTTTACAGACTTT GATTCTAAGGAACAACCAGCTCAGTGGCACATTGGATATTGCAACAAGCTCTAGCAGCCAACTGAAAGTCATTGATATGCGAAACAATCTCATTTCTTCATTCTATTCAGAAACACTAGAACGAAGGAATAACGTGGATGTAAT ACTTGTGGGCAACCCAGTTTGTGAGCATCCAGAAGCAACAGAAAATTACTGCACAGTTCCTCAAGCCAATTCTTCGTATACGAGGCTACCAGAGAAATGTGTTCCCATCCACTGCatttcagatcagatttccagTCCCAATTGCAAATGCTCGTATCCATACACTGGAGTACTAGTCTTCAAACCTCCATTTTTAGAGTCAAGAAACTCTACTTATTATGTACATCTGGAAGAAGAGTCTCTGATGCGTTCCTTCAAGCTCCATCAACTTCCTGTGGATTCAGTTGAAGTAAATTTTCCAGCGAAGGATTCGTTTGGGTATCTTGAGTCAAATTTATCTATGTTTCCGTCGGGCCAAAATCATTTTAACACAGCTACGATTTCTGAAATTGGATTTGTGCTAACCCTTCAGACTTATGAGAATTCAGATATCTTTGGACCTACATATTTTAAGGGTTCTGCATATCCATACTTCGATG GAAAACCCACGGTCTCAAAAGAGTTATCAAGCACTGGAAGGATCATTGGGGCTGCGGCTGGAGGAGCCTCTTTCCTGCTACTATTGCTTCTTGCAGGGGTATGTGCTTATCGtcagaagaagaggagagaaagaGCAAGTGAACAGAAGAATCATTTTG CATACTTGGATTTAAAGAACAGTGACAGCGTTCCTCAGTTGAAGGGAGCCAGATGCTTCTCTTTCGATGAGATTACGAAGTGTACGAATAATTTCTCGGAAGCCAATCATATTGGATCAGGGGGTTACGGAATG GTTTATAGAGGGAGGCTTCCTACTGGACAACTGATTGCCATCAAACGATGTCGACAAAGATCGGTGCAAGGTGGGCTTGAATTCAACACAGAGATAGAAGTTTTATCGAGAGTACATCATAAAAATGTTGTAAACCTTGTTGGGTTTTGCTTTGAGAGAGGTGAACAGTTGCTAATATATGAGTTTGTTCGCAATGGTAGTCTCAGGGACAGCCTATCAG GTTTGAGCGGGATCTGGCTGGATTGGAGGAGGAGACTTAAAGTGGCTCTTGGTGCAGCAAGAGGTCTTGCCTACTTGCACGAGCTTGTCGAGCCTCGTATTATCCACAGGGACGTAAAATCAGCTAACATATTACTGGATGAATGCTTAAATGCTAAAGTTGGTGATTTTGGTCTTTCCAAGCCTATGGACAATAGTGAGCTTATTCTTGCTAGCACTCAAGTTAAAGGGACAAAG GGTTATATAGATCCAGAATATCAGAAGACCCTGCTCTTGACTGAGAAGAGTGATGTCTATGGCTTTGGAGTTGTGTTGCTGGAACTAGTAAGTGGAAGAAAGCCTTTAGAGCGAGGGAAATACCTTGTAGCGGAGGTAAGTATCTTATTGGATAGAAAAAAAGATCTATATAGCCTTCATGAACTTCTTGACCCAAGCATTGGTTTAGACACCAAGCCGAAAGGTCTAGATAAGATAGTGGATCTAGCGATGAAATGTGTACAAGAGAAAGGAAGTGACAGGCCAACAATGGGTGAAGTGGTGAAAGAGATTGAGAATATCTTGCATCTTGCTGGTTTAAACCCCAATGCTGAAGCAGAATCCACTTCAGCTAGTTTTGAGGAAGCAAGCCAGGACGAGTTTCCACCATCCTTGAAGGAAGAAGAGCTTTCATTATCTTGA